In Bacillus sp. S3, the sequence AGTATAATGAACAATTGCTATCATCGACGGTAACCCTAAGAAAGCTAGAGTCAGCATTTGCAGCCGCTTCCATCATCCTGATCATCTTTGCAGCAATCTTTATCTGGTATTCCAACTCGTTTTTCACGAAAAAGCGGAAAAAGGAAGTAGGTCTGTATGCACTTTTTGGAATGAGCCGTAAAAAAATTGGCCAATTACTATTATATGAAAATTTCATTATGGGAGTGCTTGCTTTAACAATTGGAATGACTGTTGGTTTGCTATTTTCAAAGCTTTTCATGATGATTATTTTTAAGCTTATGGGGTTTTCATTAGAGGTGTCGTTTAGCATTCCAGCGCAAGCGTTCATCCAAACGGCGGCTGTTTTTCTTTTCATCATTCTAGTCACATCCATTCACAGTTATCGATTAATTTATCGTTTTTCTCTTTCAGAATTATTTAAAGCGGAGCGAAAAGGGGAGCGGCTGGCCAAAGGGTCACCGATTCTTAGTGCTATGGCTGTTGTTTTCATTGGATTGGCCTATCTACTATTCCTTAATCCCGATCACTTAATAAAGAATACTGGAATTCGCTTTCTAACTGCCATTTTATTCCTTGTAATTGGTTCCTATTTCTTTATGAATTTTCTAATCACGTATTTACTTAAACTAGCACAAAGATTTACATCCATCTATTTAAAAGGAAAAAACCTGCTTACGATTACGAATTTATTATACCGGTTAAAAGGCAATGTACTCATTTTGACGGTTATTTCCTTATTAAGTAGTGTCACGTTAATTGCCTGTATGGTTACTTATAGTTTATATTATCAAATCGACCATTTTTCAAAGCGCGATAACCCATATAGCTTTATGTTTAATCTGAAAGACGACAAGGTGAATCAGGATGTTCGGACCTTAATAGAAAAAAAGTCCGGAGAAGATCTTCTTTACCACAATGGGATTCCCTATCTCTCCATTAAGCCAGTTGGTTCGAAATTGAATCGAGTGCCAGATTTTTTCCAAACGCTGCTCATCTCCGAACAAACCTATCAGGATTTGATGAAGCTAAGAGGGCTGAAGGATTCCATTCACTTAAAGAAACATGAAGCTGCAGCCTTTTATGATGGCAACCTTGATCAGAAATCGGATCCATTTACAGGGGGGCAGGTTGCACTTTCTGCCACTGCAACCATTACGATTACAGATTATAAGGATTTTTCTTTGGTAAACCAAGGAGAAATGTTATTTCCTTTGGTCATTAGTGATGAACTATACGAAGAATTAAAACACGGAATGACTCCGGAAGAAACCTTGTATATCTATAAAACCTCGAATGAAAAAATGGCGAAGGGGTTAGATCGTGAGATAAATAAGGTTGTTACCCCATTTAGGTACCAAGAGAATGCGCCGATTTACGCCAGTTTCTATGAAAATTATCATTATGGTATGGAAACGTATGGACTGCTTATCTTTATTGGAGGATTTCTTGGCCTTGTATTTCTCCTAGCAACAGGGAGCATGATTTATTTTAAGCAGCTGATCGAGGCAACCACTGATAAGGAACGGTATAAGGTTCTTAAAAAGATTGGAATCCCAGATAAGCAGATTTCAAAAGCGGTAGCAAGGCAAGTTGGCGTTGTCTTTATTCTCCCGTTACTGCTGGCAGCAAGCAACACGGGGGTTATTCTTTATATCCTAGCTGACTTTTTACAAATCAACATGCAAGTCCCGTTTTTCACCTGTTTTGGCGTATATTTACTCATTTATTTGGGGTATTACTTCTTAACCACTGCCAACTATCTAAAAATTATCAAAGAAACGTAAAAACAAGCCCTCTTTTTGGAGCTTGTTTTTTACATTTGATAAAATGAATGCTCATGTTCTTGAAAGGTTAAAATCGCTTCCGTGTAACTCCCTGCTAGAGAGGTGAGGAAGAGGTCGTGGCCTAATTTCTCAGTCGTCTTCTTCGCAAGGTAAAGCCCCATTCCAGTGGAACGCTTGTGGCTGCGCCCGTTTTTTCCAGTAAATCCTTTTTCAAATACGCGGGGAAGGTCCTCTGCTGGGATCCCAATCCCATTATCACGAAGGATAAGCTGCTTCGTCTCCGGGTGTATTGAGAATGAAATTTCTCCCTGTTCATTCGTATATTTGAGCGAATTGAGCAATAGCTGGCGAATGATATAGGTTAAGGCTTTTTTATCACTTAAAACTGTTACGTTTTTTTTAGGCATATTGACTTTTATCCTTTTAGCAATAAATGTCTTTGACTCAACGATAACGATTTCCTTAATTAGGTTTTCCATTTCAATCTCTTGGATCAGATAATCTTTATTAAAATCATGAAGGCGGGAGAAATAGAGTGCCTGTTCAACATAGCCCTCAATCCGATCCATTTCCTCCTGCAGACTTGGTGATTCGACTTCCGTTTCTAATAATAAGCGACTGACCGCAATCGGTGTTTTTATTTCATGAAACCATTGGGTCATAAACTCAAGCTGTTCCTTCGCAGACTCGTTCCTATCCTGAATTTGCGTCAAATAGTGATCACTGACATTATGCAATGATTGGAGATATATTCGCTGCTCAAATGTTTTCGCATCGGGGTAGGCGCTAAATCCATCTAAAGTTAATTGCTGCCATTTTTCAAGTTGATGTTTTTTATAAAAATAAGAGGCAATGAAATATACTTGAAAAATAATGAGTGAGATTATGACCATATATAGGAGGCTGCCAAGACTAACCTGTAATTTAGGGTCTA encodes:
- a CDS encoding ABC transporter permease; the protein is MTLSSIARKNIWKNLRQYIIYLNSMIFSIAIYFTFVSLQYNEQLLSSTVTLRKLESAFAAASIILIIFAAIFIWYSNSFFTKKRKKEVGLYALFGMSRKKIGQLLLYENFIMGVLALTIGMTVGLLFSKLFMMIIFKLMGFSLEVSFSIPAQAFIQTAAVFLFIILVTSIHSYRLIYRFSLSELFKAERKGERLAKGSPILSAMAVVFIGLAYLLFLNPDHLIKNTGIRFLTAILFLVIGSYFFMNFLITYLLKLAQRFTSIYLKGKNLLTITNLLYRLKGNVLILTVISLLSSVTLIACMVTYSLYYQIDHFSKRDNPYSFMFNLKDDKVNQDVRTLIEKKSGEDLLYHNGIPYLSIKPVGSKLNRVPDFFQTLLISEQTYQDLMKLRGLKDSIHLKKHEAAAFYDGNLDQKSDPFTGGQVALSATATITITDYKDFSLVNQGEMLFPLVISDELYEELKHGMTPEETLYIYKTSNEKMAKGLDREINKVVTPFRYQENAPIYASFYENYHYGMETYGLLIFIGGFLGLVFLLATGSMIYFKQLIEATTDKERYKVLKKIGIPDKQISKAVARQVGVVFILPLLLAASNTGVILYILADFLQINMQVPFFTCFGVYLLIYLGYYFLTTANYLKIIKET
- a CDS encoding sensor histidine kinase; protein product: MTFKQHLSDQKWLLLTYHFNLLFISIVISVDPKLQVSLGSLLYMVIISLIIFQVYFIASYFYKKHQLEKWQQLTLDGFSAYPDAKTFEQRIYLQSLHNVSDHYLTQIQDRNESAKEQLEFMTQWFHEIKTPIAVSRLLLETEVESPSLQEEMDRIEGYVEQALYFSRLHDFNKDYLIQEIEMENLIKEIVIVESKTFIAKRIKVNMPKKNVTVLSDKKALTYIIRQLLLNSLKYTNEQGEISFSIHPETKQLILRDNGIGIPAEDLPRVFEKGFTGKNGRSHKRSTGMGLYLAKKTTEKLGHDLFLTSLAGSYTEAILTFQEHEHSFYQM